From the Paenibacillus sp. FSL H8-0548 genome, one window contains:
- a CDS encoding YlmC/YmxH family sporulation protein, with protein MKISDFQTKDVINIVDGKKLGQISDLELDLRQGRIDSIVVPQYTKFMGIFGGGGTEVVIPWRNIVKIGADVVLVRMDDTKQLRSEEEDLHVRS; from the coding sequence ATGAAAATATCTGATTTTCAGACGAAGGATGTTATTAATATTGTTGATGGAAAAAAGCTTGGTCAAATATCAGATTTGGAGCTGGATTTAAGACAGGGTCGCATCGATTCGATTGTTGTTCCCCAATACACTAAGTTTATGGGGATATTTGGCGGGGGAGGCACGGAGGTTGTGATCCCGTGGCGCAATATTGTGAAAATAGGTGCAGATGTCGTACTGGTGCGAATGGATGATACAAAGCAGCTCCGTTCCGAAGAGGAGGATTTGCACGTTCGCTCATAA